In Gossypium hirsutum isolate 1008001.06 chromosome A10, Gossypium_hirsutum_v2.1, whole genome shotgun sequence, the DNA window GGTACAACTACAGGACCAGAAACAGGAGGAGAACATTCCCCGCTATCCATCAACGAAAGTGGAGACCAGAAAGACTTGCAGAGTCCAGATGAAAATCCAAAGCAACATAACCACAACGATGATTGGATGGGGGGAAATCCGGGGGATCAAGTATTCAAAAACTCCCTTTGCTTGATATGCAAAAATCGAAGGCCTAAGATCGGATGGATGAGAGACTTCACTTACGCAGAGCTCCAAGCTGCTACTGAAGGGTTCAGTGCTAAAAACTTCCTATCGGAAGGCGGATTTGGATCCGTCTATAGGGGAGAGATCAATGGAATGAAGATTGCAGTAAAGCAACACAAGTACAATGCAAGTCTCCAAGGTGAGAAAGAATTCAAGTCTGAAGTTCACGTGCTTCGGACAGCGAGACATGAGAACTTGGTCATGCTGGTTGGTTCTTGCTCTGAAGGAAACCACAGGCTACTTGTCTATGAATATGTCTGCAATGGTTCACTTGACCTTCATTTATCGAGTAAGGATTCATTCAAGACAACTCTTTGGTTTTTTACTCCGTTTTTGTGCAATGAAATATCTAATcgatgtatgcatgtatgtatttcATTTCTTGCTAAATTGATTGCAGAGCACTCAAGAAGACCTCTTAGTTGGCAAAAGAGGGTGAAGATCGCACTCGGAACTGCTAAGGGCTTGAAATATTTGCATGACAACAACATCATCCATCGAGACATGAGACCGAACAACATCCTTGTAACCCACGAATTTGAACCATTGGTAATGATCAAACTacatttatacatgtatatatgtatgttttcTGCAAGTACATTCATTCTTTTACCTCAAACTCACCAAAGTTCATACCCGGTTCACTATATCAGCTAGGAGATTTTGGCTTGGCAAGAACTCAACATGAAGACTCAGATAAGTCATCGGAGACGATGACAAGAGTTGTTGGAACTTTAGGATACTTGGCACCAGAATACGCTGAATGTGGCAAAGTGTCAACCAAGACAGATGTTTATTCCTTTGGAGTTGTGCTGTTGCAGCTAATCACTGGAATGAAGACCACAGACAAAAGACTTGGAGGGAAAAGCCTTGTTGGATGGGTAAAACTCTTGATATCTGAATAAATTATTAACTATATGAAAGATATATACTCGTATCTGAAACTAACCTGGATCCGGATAATGAGAACTATGGCCACCTATCACATAGCTAAGTTGTGCAGTGCTTTAAATAACTCTAGCAGCTGAAGTGTAACTCCAAGAAAATGAGTAACACATAGAAAGGTCAGATTTTCCATTATTGAAGTTCTTCTTGCAGGCAAGACCACTACTGAAAGACAGGAACTACCCAGATTTAATTGACCAAAGGATCCTCGATAAGCATGATGTTCATCAACTCTTTTGGATGGTTCGAGTAGCCGAGAAGTGTCTCACCAAGGATCCTCAGAAGAGATTATCAATGGATAAGGTAAGTTTTGAAGAAATGTTCCAAATCAAGATTCAATGCTACAATAACTGAGCAACAATCGATTATGATTTACATACTCATGGCACTTCAGATATCGATATCCCCCTAAATCCAAACTTCTCCTTTGCATGGATTCCATTCATGGACCATATTTAGCATCCATGTTGCtgataaacttagttatcaatcATGATATGAGACCCTGCATGTTAGTGACAAACTAGACATTATAGCAGTTAAAAAGTAGTACCCTTAAGCAAATGAAGAGTCGGAGCAACATAGTTCACAACTAAGTAGCACTAACAGATTAAACTTTATTATCCTCTTTGAACATAGATCAGAATAGCTAAAACCACAAAAAACAGATTACTACTATTAAGCAATAATTATTGCAGGTTGTTTTTGCTTTAAACTACATAACGGATTGCGACAACTTCTGTGGCATCGAAGATTTCTCACCTGCACAATCGGATACTGTAAGCCAGAACTCATATGATTCACAGTCACAATCTCCCTTTGAAGATGATTCAGTCTTCACCATAGAGACTACATCTGCAAATAGCCCTAGTCTGTTTAATGAAAGGCTTCCACCATCACCACCAATTTCGAGCAAATCGAGTGCTTCCACCCCTTTCGGTGAATCTGCATCTAGCAGTGGGAGCAATCATGAAAGATATCTATGATGATGGTCCAATGTTTTAACCCTGTGATGGTCGATGCTTGTTGATCAACTTCTGGTCAATCATTTTATCTTGAATTGGATTCATGTCGAGTTCTATGAAAGATTTGGGAAGTTTGATAAGCAATACTGCACCATGCAATGAAAATTCATCATGTTCTTAGATGATGTTTGAATGATCACTGTCAATTAGGACCCCCTTTTTTTCATGGTTATCAAGTAGGAAACACGGAATCAAATCATATCAAATTAGTCATTCTCAATGGATATCTATTAACCATCTTCGTCAGGGATAGCTTTTAACTAAGTTAACATGATTGCAAAGTTATATCTGCttgaacctttttctttttttgaataaatatcTGCTTGAACTTTGAATGTGACAGTAGTCTTCTCTTGAATAGTTGATTTACAAATCCAAAACCCAGTGAACATTTTGTCCTACCAAAcactatgttatttgacttgaaTGTCGGTGTcggattttttttttattgtaatgtatagtatatttatataaattttaatatgattaataatttatgtataataaactttaatatattcaCATAATAGTAGTTTTTTTTATTACTCAAATTATATCATATTTGATGTATtcattactttttttcttttttatttgcatattatatttttagggATATAATTGAATGGAAATAAACTCAGGTTTTAAAAACTTTGAAGCTCAACACAATATAAAACATTGATTTATTCGTAGACATTCATAATTCTATTGTTTATGCTTGAGCTCAAGTTTGAACTTGAATTGAAATCTTTTtactattaattaaaaataaaaataaaactcaaaagctatttaaataaaatattaacatatttaaattatattcttCAAATAATTCTATGATCTCaaattatcaaatataatttttatttaagcttAATTAATATCAACTAATCTCCTATTCATTTTACTTTCTCTAAGCTTAATTAAATTCTCCTCTCGAACTTAACTTTATTtgcctcaaatttttttttaaatctttgaaTTTGTCAACTTTTCCCAACTTGACTcgataacaaaaaattatattataacacaccTACTATGTGGGTGAAAACATTTACgtactaaatttattaaatattgatataaaaactaaaaatgaattTGGTAGAAATGGTAAAGTAGATAGCAAAATTTTAAGGGCTCTTGGGTTCAAACCTCattaaatgtataaaattttctagatttattaaaatataaaaaaacataaatatctccaAATAGTAATCGTCTCTTAGTAAAATAAATGGTTTTGGTAAATTCACAACTAAGTTCGAACCTAATTCATGAGTGACACCATCTCAACCAATGGCATTGTACATAGTAAGAAGtatagatatataaatattttattttttattttttaatatcaaGTGAATAGTGAACTTTGCATTTTCGGGCTAGGCTGAACCAAAAATGAACTTCGACAAAGAGAATCTTTTAACAGTGATTCACCATTAAGAAATTAATCTGTTTGCCAGCTTGTGAGTAGGAAGTTGCCACTTTACATGTTGGTATTTTATTGAATTACGGTTccttaaatgataaaagagaaCTGTTGAAATAAAATGCTTACAGTTGTCAAAGTTGTTCACGAATATAGGCCATTGATCTCAACATCGAACCCAAAGTATCTTTTGACACTTGGAACTTTACTTCTTTCTCCCCAGAAGTTGTCTTTGTATCTTGGAGCTGAGAAATTCAAATAAACAAGCAATAAGTCCAAAAATTCGATTTTCCTTTCATCAGGGATAGGGGAAGGGATTGTCCAAGTTTGAACTTGGGACATTAATAAGAACTCAAGCAGTGCAAGTCATTTGTCACTACACTAATAGCTAGTTGGCCTATTTAGACTTTAACTAAAACAAAAGATAAGAACCTAAAAgcaagcagcagcagcagcataAATCTTACTCCTAAATTTATCACATCAATGCAACTATGGTTCAATGTAATGCTAACCACATGATGTTTATCATTTGAAGCTACTTTCAATGAACATCGGCAAAATCATAAAAGTATTGCTAACCAAGGTTTGAAAAACTGGACCAAAAGTTAAACCAGTCACACTTTCAGTTCTTCCAATTAATTCATATGGTTAGGCCAGCCGGTTTGATCAAAAccctttttaatatttatttttactgttagataaatattaaatgttgtttGTAATTAATGAAAAACGTATTTAGCTTAATGGTATGatctttaatataaaattaatacatTAAAAGTTCAAATCTTATTGGTTAAGTGACAAAGTAGGAAAGTAGTTATGAATGATAACCATTTGATTGACAAAAATTTCATCCTCACTCTTTTTCATCCTTAGTACCAAGCAAAGCCTTAAGGAAGCAGGAAATATCCATAGTCTgggacaaaaaaataaaacaaaacaaaactagTTCGAGTATTAAGTCAACTTAAACTTATTTTACACCAAAGAACATGCTTAGTGTTTATCAGGTTTATTTTCATTGTTACTGTCCACCTTAAGAAGTAATGCCCAAAATCCAATCATCAAATTGCCCTTAAATAATACCTTAAATTGCAATTACCTttggttgaaaattgaaaaagagaaacaaTTTTTAAGGACTCTATAAAATAAAGGTtggaattatagattaaaatgtCAAAGGACAGTTCACAAATTAGTATGCTAAAAGGGTGCTTCTCTTTCCCTGTTCAGATATTCAGCATACTATGCTCTCTATAACTTGATGAAATATTGAATATCATGATAAACTCATTAAATAAGATATACTAACTAGTCAGCTTAGCTGAAAATATTTGTGACGTAATAGCATCTAACACCATTATCCTAATACTAAGGTAATTCATATAATAGAAAATCATCACCAAAAACCAACTCCttagaaatttaaaaagaaaaaaaaaactaggatATGGATGGATATAAGTTCAACATTTCAAACCTTCAAATTTATAGCAGCAACCCTATTGACTGGTGTTGAGAGCTGTTGACTGATGTAAGCCATTGATCGCAACATAGGCTCCAGAGTTACCTTTGTGAGCCTAAATTGCACTTCAGTCTCTCCCAAAGGGTTCTTGCTATAGTCATGCAGCTGCAACAGAGGTGAAAGAAGATTATACCAATTGAAAACAGTCAACTCAAGTATGATTACATGATGCTTGCTTTGACAATTTGGAACATGACTGAAAATCTGAGAAAGTGAATAGTCATTTCGGAAGCACCACAAAGAGTATAAAAGGATTTCCGTGCATTAGACTAACTATGATAAGTTAGCTTTTAATTCTACCAGTTGCAGGAGCATCTAATATGAGATAGATAACTTTCATCTTGAATATATAAAGAGAaacttaaaagaaacaaataagaaCAAGATAGTTTAATTGCCATAAATCATTATGGAAATGAGAGTATATGCCAACATACCTTCAAGTTTATAACAGCTACTTTACAAGCTTCTACTTCGTTTTTATTTTCTATAGCCCAAGTCATGGACTTAAAACAAGAGAGAACCACCTGCATCCAACAGTAATAGAACTCTCACGTTTTTTCACTAACAAAAACGTTGGTTAATGCTGAATACAACAAAAATCCAAGACATGTGTGTATGAGTTGCTGACATACATAAATGATGTATAttaataaaatagatataaacTTCTTCCAAACATACCGTGCTATCAACGTGATCAGTATCACGATCAATAGATACAGGGACCATGCTAGGTTGATTCAAGTCAGTAAGTGGAGCTCCACTATCAATAAGATTAAAGCGAGGTGATACTGCATCTTGCCATGGCCATAAAGATGGGACCATTTCTGAGACCGGAGAAGTGGTTTTTTTGCTACCATCCTCATGACTATTTCCATTAATATAAGATCTAGGTGGGGTGACTTTAGCTACATCCTTCTTTATAAATGCAACCTTTTTTACGGCATCTCTAAGAGCATTGATTGCTACGCTATATGTCTCAGGGACAACAGAACCTTCTTCCGCCAATTTGAAGGCTTCCTGACATAGGATATTGAAACGGGCGGTTAGAGTCTCAACACCTTGAGGATCAGCTTTTTTGTCATCCAATCCAACCCAAGATTTGGCACTCTTGGTCCACCGCCTTAATATGTAATGGGATGGAAGGGTAAGAACATTTGTCACTGTGAACACTGTCAATATATGTCTACATAGAATACCAGAATATTCAAACATCTGACATGTACAACTTGCTTTCATCTCAGAAACATTCAGCATGACAAAGTATGCCTtatcatcatgttcatattttgcAACCCGGTATTTACTAACAATGCCATCTCCCTCAATCTTGTTTGCTGTATACACAAAAGTTTCAACTAGTTCCTCCTGAAACTTTGAGAAAACTTTCTTCGTGTAGAGGTTTGCTGCCTGCTGTTCCACAGGTGATGGTGTTTTTAGTACCGGTGTGGTGCAGATTGTGTCACAATCTGCTTCTATTTCCCTCTCTAGAGAACGTTCCAGAGCCCTTTCGTACTGTTTTAAAAAACGTGGTATAGTTGTCTGCTGATTTATGTACCCATCAAAAAAAGAGCAAACCCCTTGGTTAGAAGAAAGACTAGCAAAGAAAGTACCACGAAAATAAACTGGAGCCCACTGTTTACGAGCATTATATACTGCCAGAAGCCACTCATTTTTCTGGAGGTTGTACTTATCAAGGAGAGTGGTCCACGATGATTCAAAATCCTCAATCGTCTCTGAAAAGTTTATGCAGCCATAGATCTCACCATAAAAGGAAGGATGGGCTAGGTAGATATGTGCCAACCTTTCTTGACCTTCCCTCAAGATGTGCCACTTGCAAATGCAGTGGCGAGTTTCAGGAAAGACCTGAGAAACTGCTGCTTGTATTGCTCTGTCTTGGTCTGTGGTGATGGAAATGGGAGATCGATTGTTCATTGCAGATAACCACGTCCTGAATAGCCAAGTAAAGGAAGACTCAGACTCATCCAGAAGTAATGCACAACCAAACAACACCATCTGGCCATGATGATTTATGCCTGTGAAAGGAGCAAACGGAATCTGATACTGATTTGGTCGATACATTGTGTCAAAAATAACTGCATCTCCAAAGTGATTGTAAGCTGCCCTTGATCTTGCATCGGCCCAGAAGACATTAGTCATTCGGTTATCATCATCCAGCTGTATTGCATAATAAAAGCCCGGGTTTTCAGCCTGCATCTTCTTGAAATAATTCAGCAGATTTTGAGCATCTTTCCCCAGTGTTCTCCTTTGGCTAGGAAGTCCAACATAGCCTACAGACCCCATATTCCTTACAAGGTGATTAGAGTCGACACAGGAGGTATTCCCAATCCTAGTGGCTTCACAAGAAACATGATTTCCATCCACCAAAGCACAAACATCAGTAGCGGCATCAGATGTTTCGGGAACATTTTTAGTAGCTCCAGCAAAATGCCTACGAGATCTAAGGTAATGAACCTTACTAGGATTAACCATCGAATGATTATGATCCTCCACAAACTTTGTAGCAACCCACTTCTTTCCATCCTTTCTCTCGATCCTAAACATTGCATTACAACTTTCAACATTTTTCCTCTTTAAAACCTCCCTTGAACATTCGAAATCCCATGTTACAATTGGCCCATCGAGCTTAGTACGAGTAAACTGACCAACATGGGTACTAAACCCTAACCGCCTAGCATATCCATCGTAAAATGTCCTGCCTGCATCCTCCGACTCAAATTCCATCCCCACACATGGCTTACCTCCGGCACCTCCATCATCATTCGGATTAACAACCACATCTATTCCAGTCGAATTTTCTATTAAATTCCAATTACTACCACCACCGTTACTAGACTCAATATTTACTCCCCGGACATTATCCCCTTTTCCCCCTCCCACATCCATGTTTTCATCTCATACAACATGCAATTCagcattttttttccttctactAAACCAACGTTAAACCCTCCTCCATTCAGTCAATCTAACTGTTTAAATGCATGGTTATCGATTAGAAGCTCACTCAATGCAATTCCCATCCAAATCagtctttaaaaacaaaaaactaGTAATTCAATTCTACAAAAGAACTGATGGAAGCATCAATGAAGTGCAACTCAGCAGACTAACAAAATGACAGAGAAATGAACTGAAAATGCGGGAGGGAAACCAAAAGGACTATGAAATTGAGATGTAAGAGGgaaattaaaaattgagttaTCTTTGATCAAAAGAAATGGGTTATAAAATTAAATGTCCATTTCGGGCAAGAAACTTACGGTTGCATTTTTGGAAGAAAATGGAGAAAAGGAGGGGCCTCTGCTCTGCTTTGTTCTTCAATGTTTGTGTCTCAGTGAATAAGCTTCTTTTTTATTGATGGCGAAAACTTTCGCTCGATGCTTGGGTCGaaacaatgttaatttttttggctaaccctagaaattggggaaaaTGGGTACTAactcctaaatatttttttaacttcaacAAATTTTGCTCTTTAAAAAACTCAACCTCGTACGCggcaaaaatttattaaataaaagtttatttattaagtattataatagttagatataaaataaataataatgagtaAAAAAGGTTAAACtgttaaaatagtcacttttatttattttagattatattttattcatttatatttaaaatattacgttttaatcacttatgttatcgtgttgtaacattttagtcaccaaGTTGTTATTacggtgtaatggtaagctgacatggcatgttaaatcatcaatttaggttaaattataagaTTGGTCATCATATTTTctcattttgagtaatttaattttttttcttttatgttcttttaatttttttatattctcttatgttctccctctattttcctcccttctttatttcttttaatgtagtttttctatgttttccatttgttaaaactaatccacaagctcgcctcactcgaaaaaattgaattgtttaaaaaaataaaagtataggaactagttttaacaaatgtgAAACATAAAAAcctacgttaaaagaaatagagaatgaAGGAAAACAAAAGGATAAGTAGAAAAgaattgaaaataaagaaaaagaaaagaaaagttaaaagaacataaaaggaaaaaaattactcaaaacgaaaaaatatggagACCAATTGTATAAAATGACCTAAAATTTTtgtgtgaaatgatgatttaatgtgtcaCGTCAGCTTATCTTTACACCGTTAGCAGTAATTAATGGCTCagtaactaaaacgtaacatttcaaacatatataactaaaatgtaacctgagataaacaaaagtaactattttgataacttaacaaaaaaataaaacttctttaaaataaaaaaaaatctctttttaAAAACAAGTGATGTGaaattaaaattagtttattacttatttttaaaaaaaagaatgatttttttttgtttatttcgcagagatattattttttacaagagttttttattcttatttctaGTTTCAAAGTTTAAGGGTGGGTTTAGATGGGCAGTGGGGTGCGATGCCGTGCGTTTAGCGTACTTTTTTTCTTATgctacagtatttaatctcaccgccaccattgtttttacactaaccgtaggTAAATGCATAACCCATCCAACCCCACCCTAAATTTGTACAACCATCCTTTATTTGATATCTATTTATtgagtaaaagtaccatggaggctctTATACgctagttttttttaaatatggtcCTCCTGTTAAAAGATTCATCCATTTTTGCTGTcaaaatttggtccttttttatTGACAAAGAAAAGGCCATAATGGCCAGAAATCAAATTAACTTGTATCCAAAATTATATAGTCATGGATATCACCAGGATaatccatatcaaaattcaaatcaCAACAATTTTTAAGTGACCAATTACAAAAGAAATCAGCCACTTTATTATAGCATCAATCGATCCATCTAATGTCAAACACACT includes these proteins:
- the LOC107896227 gene encoding proline-rich receptor-like protein kinase PERK3 isoform X2, with translation MTKEAERVVVILDGSKELNPSIIKWPLVGLSLKPGDKLLVLGILHQVINPMGFKSKVDTSSIFGTNRRITVEEMGKKLEQYKKNAALVKISAHYEKEQIEFQVKMLAGYPFKDVAARAVKSFGATWLVLDRHMKNDQRYFVENLSCNIVRLKKDCNAEELRGPNVKDNFKLPQRHIPYAEMIPAIGPQRLHSPQNRGGESIGELQSHSNRKSISGSSSASSISGNRAPVLSYNELKSSSSSMYVHDEAYGTTTGPETGGEHSPLSINESGDQKDLQSPDENPKQHNHNDDWMGGNPGDQVFKNSLCLICKNRRPKIGWMRDFTYAELQAATEGFSAKNFLSEGGFGSVYRGEINGMKIAVKQHKYNASLQGEKEFKSEVHVLRTARHENLVMLVGSCSEGNHRLLVYEYVCNGSLDLHLSSKDSFKTTLWFFTPFLCNEISNRCMHVCISFLAKLIAEHSRRPLSWQKRVKIALGTAKGLKYLHDNNIIHRDMRPNNILVTHEFEPLLGDFGLARTQHEDSDKSSETMTRVVGTLGYLAPEYAECGKVSTKTDVYSFGVVLLQLITGMKTTDKRLGGKSLVGWARPLLKDRNYPDLIDQRILDKHDVHQLFWMVRVAEKCLTKDPQKRLSMDKVVFALNYITDCDNFCGIEDFSPAQSDTVSQNSYDSQSQSPFEDDSVFTIETTSANSPSLFNERLPPSPPISSKSSASTPFGESASSSGSNHERYL
- the LOC107896227 gene encoding proline-rich receptor-like protein kinase PERK3 isoform X5 — protein: MGKKLEQYKKNAALVKISAHYEKEQIEFQVKMLAGYPFKDVAARAVKSFGATWLVLDRHMKNDQRYFVENLSCNIVRLKKDCNAEELRGPNVKDNFKLPQRHIPYAEMIPAIGPQRLHSPQNRGGESIGELQSHSNRKSISGSSSASSISGNRAPVLSYNELKSSSSSMYVHDEAYGTTTGPETGGEHSPLSINESGDQKDLQSPDENPKQHNHNDDWMGGNPGDQVFKNSLCLICKNRRPKIGWMRDFTYAELQAATEGFSAKNFLSEGGFGSVYRGEINGMKIAVKQHKYNASLQGEKEFKSEVHVLRTARHENLVMLVGSCSEGNHRLLVYEYVCNGSLDLHLSSKDSFKTTLWFFTPFLCNEISNRCMHVCISFLAKLIAEHSRRPLSWQKRVKIALGTAKGLKYLHDNNIIHRDMRPNNILVTHEFEPLLGDFGLARTQHEDSDKSSETMTRVVGTLGYLAPEYAECGKVSTKTDVYSFGVVLLQLITGMKTTDKRLGGKSLVGWARPLLKDRNYPDLIDQRILDKHDVHQLFWMVRVAEKCLTKDPQKRLSMDKVVFALNYITDCDNFCGIEDFSPAQSDTVSQNSYDSQSQSPFEDDSVFTIETTSANSPSLFNERLPPSPPISSKSSASTPFGESASSSGSNHERYL
- the LOC107896227 gene encoding probable receptor-like protein kinase At2g23200 isoform X1 encodes the protein MTKEAERVVVILDGSKELNPSIIKWPLVGLSLKPGDKLLVLGILHQVINPSTFSFMGAGKLMGFKSKVDTSSIFGTNRRITVEEMGKKLEQYKKNAALVKISAHYEKEQIEFQVKMLAGYPFKDVAARAVKSFGATWLVLDRHMKNDQRYFVENLSCNIVRLKKDCNAEELRGPNVKDNFKLPQRHIPYAEMIPAIGPQRLHSPQNRGGESIGELQSHSNRKSISGSSSASSISGNRAPVLSYNELKSSSSSMYVHDEAYGTTTGPETGGEHSPLSINESGDQKDLQSPDENPKQHNHNDDWMGGNPGDQVFKNSLCLICKNRRPKIGWMRDFTYAELQAATEGFSAKNFLSEGGFGSVYRGEINGMKIAVKQHKYNASLQGEKEFKSEVHVLRTARHENLVMLVGSCSEGNHRLLVYEYVCNGSLDLHLSSKDSFKTTLWFFTPFLCNEISNRCMHVCISFLAKLIAEHSRRPLSWQKRVKIALGTAKGLKYLHDNNIIHRDMRPNNILVTHEFEPLLGDFGLARTQHEDSDKSSETMTRVVGTLGYLAPEYAECGKVSTKTDVYSFGVVLLQLITGMKTTDKRLGGKSLVGWARPLLKDRNYPDLIDQRILDKHDVHQLFWMVRVAEKCLTKDPQKRLSMDKVVFALNYITDCDNFCGIEDFSPAQSDTVSQNSYDSQSQSPFEDDSVFTIETTSANSPSLFNERLPPSPPISSKSSASTPFGESASSSGSNHERYL
- the LOC107896227 gene encoding proline-rich receptor-like protein kinase PERK3 isoform X4, which produces MTKEAERVVVILDGSKELNPSIIKWPLVGLSLKPGDKLLVLGILHQVINPMGFKSKVDTSSIFGTNRRITVEEMGKKLEQYKKNAALVKISAHYEKEQIEFQVKMLAGYPFKDVAARAVKSFGATWLVLDRHMKNDQRYFVENLSCNIVRLKKDCNAEELRGPNVKDNFKLPQRHIPYAEMIPAIGPQRLHSPQNRGGESIGELQSHSNRKSISGSSSASSISGNRAPVLSYNELKSSSSSMYVHDEAYGTTTGPETGGEHSPLSINESGDQKDLQSPDENPKQHNHNDDWMGGNPGDQVFKNSLCLICKNRRPKIGWMRDFTYAELQAATEGFSAKNFLSEGGFGSVYRGEINGMKIAVKQHKYNASLQGEKEFKSEVHVLRTARHENLVMLVGSCSEGNHRLLVYEYVCNGSLDLHLSKHSRRPLSWQKRVKIALGTAKGLKYLHDNNIIHRDMRPNNILVTHEFEPLLGDFGLARTQHEDSDKSSETMTRVVGTLGYLAPEYAECGKVSTKTDVYSFGVVLLQLITGMKTTDKRLGGKSLVGWARPLLKDRNYPDLIDQRILDKHDVHQLFWMVRVAEKCLTKDPQKRLSMDKVVFALNYITDCDNFCGIEDFSPAQSDTVSQNSYDSQSQSPFEDDSVFTIETTSANSPSLFNERLPPSPPISSKSSASTPFGESASSSGSNHERYL
- the LOC107896226 gene encoding protein FAR1-RELATED SEQUENCE 3, with the translated sequence MDVGGGKGDNVRGVNIESSNGGGSNWNLIENSTGIDVVVNPNDDGGAGGKPCVGMEFESEDAGRTFYDGYARRLGFSTHVGQFTRTKLDGPIVTWDFECSREVLKRKNVESCNAMFRIERKDGKKWVATKFVEDHNHSMVNPSKVHYLRSRRHFAGATKNVPETSDAATDVCALVDGNHVSCEATRIGNTSCVDSNHLVRNMGSVGYVGLPSQRRTLGKDAQNLLNYFKKMQAENPGFYYAIQLDDDNRMTNVFWADARSRAAYNHFGDAVIFDTMYRPNQYQIPFAPFTGINHHGQMVLFGCALLLDESESSFTWLFRTWLSAMNNRSPISITTDQDRAIQAAVSQVFPETRHCICKWHILREGQERLAHIYLAHPSFYGEIYGCINFSETIEDFESSWTTLLDKYNLQKNEWLLAVYNARKQWAPVYFRGTFFASLSSNQGVCSFFDGYINQQTTIPRFLKQYERALERSLEREIEADCDTICTTPVLKTPSPVEQQAANLYTKKVFSKFQEELVETFVYTANKIEGDGIVSKYRVAKYEHDDKAYFVMLNVSEMKASCTCQMFEYSGILCRHILTVFTVTNVLTLPSHYILRRWTKSAKSWVGLDDKKADPQGVETLTARFNILCQEAFKLAEEGSVVPETYSVAINALRDAVKKVAFIKKDVAKVTPPRSYINGNSHEDGSKKTTSPVSEMVPSLWPWQDAVSPRFNLIDSGAPLTDLNQPSMVPVSIDRDTDHVDSTVVLSCFKSMTWAIENKNEVEACKVAVINLKLHDYSKNPLGETEVQFRLTKVTLEPMLRSMAYISQQLSTPVNRVAAINLKLQDTKTTSGEKEVKFQVSKDTLGSMLRSMAYIREQL
- the LOC107896227 gene encoding proline-rich receptor-like protein kinase PERK3 isoform X3, translated to MTKEAERVVVILDGSKELNPSIIKWPLVGLSLKPGDKLLVLGILHQVINPSTFSFMGAGKLMGFKSKVDTSSIFGTNRRITVEEMGKKLEQYKKNAALVKISAHYEKEQIEFQVKMLAGYPFKDVAARAVKSFGATWLVLDRHMKNDQRYFVENLSCNIVRLKKDCNAEELRGPNVKDNFKLPQRHIPYAEMIPAIGPQRLHSPQNRGGESIGELQSHSNRKSISGSSSASSISGNRAPVLSYNELKSSSSSMYVHDEAYGTTTGPETGGEHSPLSINESGDQKDLQSPDENPKQHNHNDDWMGGNPGDQVFKNSLCLICKNRRPKIGWMRDFTYAELQAATEGFSAKNFLSEGGFGSVYRGEINGMKIAVKQHKYNASLQGEKEFKSEVHVLRTARHENLVMLVGSCSEGNHRLLVYEYVCNGSLDLHLSKHSRRPLSWQKRVKIALGTAKGLKYLHDNNIIHRDMRPNNILVTHEFEPLLGDFGLARTQHEDSDKSSETMTRVVGTLGYLAPEYAECGKVSTKTDVYSFGVVLLQLITGMKTTDKRLGGKSLVGWARPLLKDRNYPDLIDQRILDKHDVHQLFWMVRVAEKCLTKDPQKRLSMDKVVFALNYITDCDNFCGIEDFSPAQSDTVSQNSYDSQSQSPFEDDSVFTIETTSANSPSLFNERLPPSPPISSKSSASTPFGESASSSGSNHERYL